One genomic segment of Impatiens glandulifera chromosome 6, dImpGla2.1, whole genome shotgun sequence includes these proteins:
- the LOC124942722 gene encoding ABC transporter G family member 14-like, with translation MALLHNSTSPKPEETDTAMAELPKASSDNNFPQSLLQLSLFPILLKFEEVVYKVKLDKTKGVCYGTNAGTSSDKTILNGLSGMVCPGELLAMLGPSGSGKTTLLTALGGRLTGKLSGKITYNGLPFSGAIKRRTGFVAQYDVLYPHLTVFETLFFTALLRLPNTLTDDEKVQHVEKVIGELGLGKCRNSMIGGPLFRGISGGEKKRVSIGQEMLINPSLLLLDEPTSGLDSTTAMRIMTTVKRLASSGRTVVTTIHQPSSRLYHMFNKVVLLSEGSPIYYGPASTALEYFSSIGFSTSITVNPADLLLDLANGIEPSDSKIAIDLGDSSEQEKKAVQDVLISSYDKNISTILKVELCSSDVNNFTYGKDATTRNKVNVEQWCTSWGYQFKVLLMRGLRERRYEAFNRLRIFQVTSVAILGGLLWWQTPISHIEDQIAMLFFFSVFWGFYPLYNAVFTFPQERSMLIKERSSGMYRLSSYFLAKTVGDLPLELALPTAFTFILYWMGGLKPSPLTFALSLLIVLYSVLVSQSLGLAFGAILMDVKKATTLGSVTTLVFLIAGGYYVRQIPPFIVWLKYLSYSYYCYKLLLGVQYSEDEVYECSKGEYCRVADFPAVSSVGLSHMWLDVAVMALMLIGYRFLAYLALNRVR, from the exons ATGGCCCTTCTTCATAATAGTACATCTCCAAAACCAGAAGAAACAGACACTGCCATGGCAGAATTACCAAAAGCTTCTTCAGACAACAATTTCCCTCAATCCCTTCTTCAACTCTCTTTATTCCCAATCCTACTCAAG TTTGAAGAAGTAGTTTACAAAGTGAAATTAGACAAGACAAAAGGGGTTTGTTATGGAACTAACGCAGGAACAAGTTCAGACAAGACAATATTAAATGGTCTTAGTGGTATGGTTTGTCCAGGTGAGTTACTTGCAATGCTTGGTCCATCAGGAAGTGGAAAAACTACTCTTTTAACTGCCCTAGGCGGCCGACTTACCGGAAAATTATCCGGCAAGATAACATACAACGGTCTTCCTTTCTCTGGAGCAATCAAACGCCGGACAGGGTTTGTGGCGCAGTACGATGTTCTTTACCCACATCTGACGGTTTTCGAGACACTGTTTTTTACTGCACTATTGAGGCTACCCAATACATTAACTGATGATGAGAAAGTCCAGCATGTGGAAAag GTTATTGGCGAATTAGGCTTGGGAAAGTGTCGAAACAGTATGATAGGGGGGCCATTATTTAGGGGAATATCAGGTGGTGAAAAGAAAAGGGTAAGTATAGGTCAAGAGATGCTTATTAACCCAAGCCTATTACTTCTAGACGAACCCACATCAGGTTTAGACTCAACAACAGCCATGAGGATTATGACCACGGTTAAACGGCTAGCGAGTAGCGGTCGCACGGTTGTGACCACCATTCACCAGCCGTCGAGTCGCCTTTACCATATGTTTAATAAGGTTGTGCTACTTTCAGAAGGTTCTCCTATTTATTATGGTCCAGCATCAACTGCTCTGGAATATTTCTCATCCATTGGATTCTCAACTTCTATTACTGTCAATCCTGCTGATCTTTTGCTTGATCTTGCTAATG GAATTGAGCCAAGTGACTCAAAGATTGCAATAGATCTAGGCGATAGCTCGGAGCAAGAGAAGAAGGCGGTTCAAGATGTCCTCATTTCATCATATGACAAGAATATCTCCACCATATTGAAAGTTGAACTATGTTCTTCAGATGTTAACAACTTTACCTATGGAAAAGATGCAACTACAA GGAATAAAGTGAATGTGGAACAATGGTGTACAAGTTGGGGGTATCAATTTAAGGTGTTGTTGATGAGGGGACTTCGAGAGAGAAGATACGAAGCCTTTAATCGGCTTCGTATCTTTCAGGTGACAAGTGTTGCTATACTTGGTGGACTATTATGGTGGCAGACCCCAATATCACATATTGAAGATCAG atTGCCATGCTTTTCTTCTTCTCCGTCTTTTGGGGCTTCTACCCTCTATACAACGCGGTCTTCACCTTCCCCCAAGAACGAAGCATGTTAATCAAAGAACGATCATCGGGAATGTACCGACTATCATCCTATTTCCTAGCCAAGACCGTCGGAGACCTCCCACTCGAGCTAGCCCTTCCAACCGCCTTCACGTTCATTCTCTACTGGATGGGAGGCCTCAAACCAAGCCCTCTCACATTTGCTCTTTCCCTCCTCATCGTCCTCTATAGTGTCCTCGTGTCTCAAAGCCTTGGCTTAGCCTTTGGAGCCATCCTAATGGACGTTAAGAAAGCAACAACACTCGGTTCCGTGACAACGTTGGTCTTTCTCATCGCGGGCGGTTACTATGTCCGACAAATACCTCCTTTCATCGTTTGGTTGAAATATCTGAGTTACAGTTACTACTGTTATAAGCTACTTCTCGGTGTTCAATATAGTGAGGACGAGGTTTACGAGTGCTCGAAAGGGGAATATTGTCGAGTTGCGGATTTTCCAGCAGTGAGCTCGGTTGGGTTGAGCCATATGTGGTTGGATGTTGCGGTTATGGCCCTTATGCTTATTGGTTATAGATTTCTTGCTTATCTTGCATTAAATAGGGTAAGgtga
- the LOC124941553 gene encoding F-box protein SKIP31 translates to MSSSDDDDDEYLAQFLESEVLAGGSDQESDEREEEQENLEPQQKKLRTDSYEDVISTSIEPSSVLKSGPDSCSESRNLVNSRAVPRRIHTGIFSKIPPEIFHHILKFLSSEDLVSCSLVCRFLSFAAADESLWRRLYLLRWGLLPPTKKLRKCPWKSLYIQRDEEDLVESVRSCPPEFKEYYVQMHESKRSQAPLLSQVNDNRFILDKTVADQISLWKSSKGLSDKVITDHACSGETCTYYIIENAFVCEKTGNVHVCDDNCRETILDPSNELFVCTISGYCSDRLLSPAEMEPDTEMQQSGADEAEPFMGSGRFARAYLLGYNCADEKELEQCLRFC, encoded by the exons ATGTCTTCCTCTGACGATGACGACGATGAATACCTCGCTCAGTTTCTCGAATCGGAAGTTCTCGCTGGAGGGTCAGATCAG GAAAGTGATGAAAGAGAAGAGGAACAGGAGAATTTGGAACCGCAGCAGAAGAAGTTACGAACAGATTCATACGAAGATGTAATAAGTACTTCGATAGAACCTTCATCAGTGCTGAAATCTGGTCCAGATTCGTGTTCAGAAAGTCGAAATCTTGTGAACAGTCGAGCAGTCCCGAGGAGGATTCATACAGGGATTTTTAGCAAGATTCCTCCTGAAATCTTTCATCATATCCTCAAGTTTCTATCTTCAGAG GATCTTGTTTCATGCTCGTTGGTCTGTAGATTTCTAAGTTTTGCAGCTGCTGATGAATCTCTGTGGCGTAGGCT GTATTTGTTGCGATGGGGTCTGTTACCACCTACGAAGAAGTTGCGTAAATGTCCTTGGAAAAGTCTTTACATTCAG CGTGATGAAGAGGACTTGGTTGAATCAGTGAGGAGTTGCCCGCCTGAGTTCAAAGAATACTATGTTCAGATGCATGAATCGAAGAGAAGCCAAGCACCTCTCCTGTCTCAG GTGAATGATAACCGATTCATTCTCGACAAGACAGTTGCTGACCAAATATCATTGTGGAAAAGTAGCAAAGGGCTATCGGATAAAGTGATAACTGACCatgcatgttcaggagaaacctGTACTTATTACATTATTGAGAATGCATTTGTTTGTGAGAAGACAGGAAATGTTCATG TTTGTGATGATAACTGCCGAGAGACCATTCTGGATCCTTCGAACGAGCTTTTTGTTTGTACTATATCTGGTTACTGCTCCGACAGGCTACTCTCCCCAGCTGAAATGGAACCAGACACT GAAATGCAGCAATCGGGTGCTGATGAAGCAGAGCCATTCATGGGTTCTGGCCGGTTTG CTCGAGCTTATCTTCTGGGTTATAATTGTGCTGACGAGAAGGAACTTGAGCAATGCTTGCGGTTTTGTTGA